From the genome of Flavobacterium sediminis:
TATTTATGTAAAGGTCAGTGAAGACTTAAAAGACAATACCGGAAAAGAAGCATGGAATCCAAATGGGTTAATGCAAAATACAATCAGAGCAATTAAAGCAGCTTGTCCGGAAATGATCGTAATGCCGGATGTGGCTTTAGATCCGTATTCCATTTATGGTCACGACGGGATCATTAAAGATGGCGATATTGCGAATGATGAAACAGTTGAAGCTTTAGTTAAAATGGCTGTTTCACACGCACAGGCCGGAGCCGATTTTGTAGCACCTAGTGATATGATGGACGGTCGTGTATTGCGGTTACGTGAAGGATTAGATGCAGCCGGTTTTCAGAATGTCGGAATTATGAGTTATTCGGCAAAATATGCTTCAGCCTTTTACGGTCCGTTTCGTGATGCATTAGATAGCGCTCCGAAAGAAGCAACAGTAAAAGTTCCGAAAGACAAGAAAACCTATCAAATGGATTATGCTAACCGTATTGAAGCTATTAAAGAAGCCCTTTGGGATGTAGAAGAAGGCGCTGATATGGTTATGGTAAAACCGGGGATGGCATATTTAGATATAGTTAGAGAAGTAAAAAATGCAGTGAATGTTCCAGTAACAGTATATCATGTTTCCGGAGAATATGCTATGATTAAAGCAGCAGCAGAAAAGGGCTGGCTGGATCATGATACAATCATGATGGAACAGCTAATGTGTATTAAAAGAGCCGGAGCCAGTTTAATTTCAACCTATTTTGCCAAAGAAGCGGCTATTTTGCTGAATTCAAAATAAATTGCTCAAACCAAAACTTTAACAAAATATACATTTTTTCTGTATCCAATTTAACAAATATAGCACCTATATTTGTTACGGTTAATAGCAGTAATTTTATTTCTTATCAAGAACATCTAGTCCCGAAATCCTTTCGGGACTTTTTGTTTTTGTGGATTTTTTGTGTCTCATGAGGATAAAATATGAAATTTTAACAAAATATACATTTTTCCTATATCCGAGTTATAAGAACAATGCTATACATTTGATCCCGATTCCCCTATCAACATTTTGTTCTTTTCCTGTACAGTAAAAAAGTACAGTGTAGAGGTATTAATTGTCCCAAACGGATCATAAACCCTTTTCAGCCGTCATAGTGAGAAATAAAAAGGTATAATGTTTATTAAATGAAATTAAAACGAAAGAAAAGACTGCTCTTAAGTTTATCGGGACTCTTAGTGCTGCTGTTGACCAACTGTGAGAAAGACTATGAGGAAAGTACAACAAACTACAATCTGACAACCTCCCGTTTTGACATTCGGGTTCTGGATAGTGAACAGATCCTGTCCAATGCTAAGGTTATGGACGAATTACAAAAGATTGCAGGGCAAACCAAAGCACAAGCCACCGGAACGGGAACACCGATAGGTACTTCCCGAATCCTTTACAATTCAACCTACGGCTTTTCCGTAAACACCGCTTATGTGAAATACGTGGAAGATACCACAACGGGGAAACATTCCTATAACTTTCCGCTTACGCGGGATAGTTTGGTCACTTCCCATTTGGAAAATCTCTTGCTATCGTCGCGTTCCGACGGGAGTTACGATGCGTATATCGTAGAATATGGTTTTTCAAAGGACGAATACAATGCTGTGTCTCAAACAACGCTGAACAACACAACGACTCGTTATTATCCGATAGATTTTGACACTTCGGTCTTCAACAGCGGCGAGTTAAACAAAATGG
Proteins encoded in this window:
- the hemB gene encoding porphobilinogen synthase; this translates as MFPIHRGRRLRVNESIRSLVRETTLSPDDFMFPMFIAEGENVKVEIPSMPGIYRRSIDLTVEEVKELFALGIRAVNIYVKVSEDLKDNTGKEAWNPNGLMQNTIRAIKAACPEMIVMPDVALDPYSIYGHDGIIKDGDIANDETVEALVKMAVSHAQAGADFVAPSDMMDGRVLRLREGLDAAGFQNVGIMSYSAKYASAFYGPFRDALDSAPKEATVKVPKDKKTYQMDYANRIEAIKEALWDVEEGADMVMVKPGMAYLDIVREVKNAVNVPVTVYHVSGEYAMIKAAAEKGWLDHDTIMMEQLMCIKRAGASLISTYFAKEAAILLNSK